A window from Hemicordylus capensis ecotype Gifberg chromosome 2, rHemCap1.1.pri, whole genome shotgun sequence encodes these proteins:
- the BHLHE40 gene encoding class E basic helix-loop-helix protein 40: protein MERIPSAQPPPPCLGKLPALESNEMPGLDFAHMYQVYKPRRGLKRGDDSKETYKLPHRLIEKKRRDRINECIAQLKDLLPEHLKLTTLGHLEKAVVLELTLKHVKALTSLIEQQQQQIIALQKGLHADELPPRSFESSQEMFRSGFQMCAKEVLQYVAKHENSKELKSSQLISHLHRMASEILQNGASRKPGDAAPKLTDLKEKSGSLTKVAEAHGKNCVPVIQRTFAHSSGEQSGSDTDTDSGYGGELEKSDSKSDPQYFKKDTELKYAVQERINSIKQENEDPPAKRTRMEMSEDEGHFSSDMLGSSSSFLGPHPHQPPLCLPFYLIPPSATAYLPMLEKCWYPASVPVLYPSLPASSAALSGLMSPDKISSPLLRPQRLSSPVPSHSPMDSTALLQALKQMSPLNLETKE, encoded by the exons ATGGAAAGGATCCCCAGTGCCCAGCCTCCTCCACCCTGCCTGGGCAAGCTGCCTGCGCTAGAAAGCAACGAAATGCCCGG GTTGGATTTTGCTCATATGTATCAAGTGTACAAGCCCAGAAGAGGGTTAAAAAGAGGTGATGACAGTAAG GAGACATACAAGTTACCCCACAGACTGATAGAGAAGAAAAGACGTGATAGGATTAATGAGTGCATTGCCCAGCTGAAAGATCTTTTACCAGAACATCTCAAACTTACA ACGTTGGGGCACTTGGAGAAGGCAGTCGTTCTTGAACTTACCTTGAAGCATGTGAAAGCACTAACCAGTCTCAttgaacaacaacagcagcagatcATTGCTCTTCAGAAAGGCTTACATGCGG ATGAGCTGCCACCAAGAAGTTTTGAATCTAGCCAGGAGATGTTTCGATCTGGTTTCCAGATGTGTGCCAAAGAAGTGTTGCAGTATGTGGCAAAGCATGAAAACAGCAAGGAACTGAAATCTTCTCAGCTCATCAGCCACCTACACAGAATGGCTTCAGAGATTCTTCAGAATGGGGCCAGCAGgaagcctggagatgctgcccctAAACTTACAGACTTGAAAGAAAAGTCTGGCTCTTTGACCAAAGTTGCTGAGGCACATGGGAAAAATTGTGTGCCTGTGATTCAGAGGACTTTCGCCCACTCTAGTGGAGAGCAGAGTGGTAGTGACACAGACACGGACAGTGGATATGGGGGAGAACTGGAAAAAAGTGATTCAAAATCTGACCCTCAGTATTTTAAAAAGGACACTGAACTTAAATATGCTGTCCAAGAAAGAATCAATTCTATCAAACAAGAGAATGAGGACCCACCAGCCAAAAGGACCAGGATGGAAATGTCTGAGGATGAAGGCCATTTTAGCAGTGACATGCTTGGCTCTTCAAGCAGTTTCTTGGGCCCACATCCTCACCAGCCTCCTCTGTGCCTGCCTTTCTATTTGATTCCGCCATCGGCAACAGCTTACTTACCTATGTTGGAGAAGTGTTGGTATCCAGCGTCCGTGCCTGTTTTGTATCCAAGCCTCCCAGCTTCCAGTGCAGCACTTTCGGGGTTGATGAGCCCAGATAAAATCTCTTCTCCTTTATTGAGGCCGCAGCGCCTCTCTTCTCCAGTACCATCCCATTCTCCCATGGACTCTACTGCTCTTCTTCAAGCTTTGAAGCAGATGTCTCCTTTGAATTTGGAAACCAAAGAGTAA